Genomic window (Asticcacaulis excentricus CB 48):
GCCTGTCGCGCGTCGGACACCTGATCGTGACGCTCCTTGTGGCTCTGGGCACCAACTTGTCAGCCCTGTGGATTCTGATCGCCAATGGCTGGATGCAGAACCCGGTCGGTGCGGACTTCAACCCGGCCACCATGCGCATGGAAGTCTCGGACTTCATGGCAGTGCTGTTCAATCCGGTGGCGCAGGCTAAGTTCGTGCACACCGTGTCGGCGGGCTATGTGATCGCGGCGGTCTTCGTCCTTGGCGTATCGGCTATCTATCTGCTTAAGGGTAAGTGGGTGTCGGTCGCGAAGCGTTCGATGGCGGTAGCGGCGGCCTTTGGTCTGGCCTCCTCGCTGTCGGTCGTCGTTCTGGGCGACGAGTCAGGCTATGCCCTGACCGATAACCAGAAGATGAAGCTGGCGGCGCTTGAAGCCATGTGGCACACCGAGCCGGCCCCGGCGGGTCTGACTCTGTTTGGCATCCCCAACCTGACGACCCAGCACACCGATATGGAAGTCAAGGTGCCTTATGTTCTGGGCCTGATCTCCACGCGCTCGCTCGACCGTCCGGTCATCGGCATCCTTGACCTCGTTGAAACGGCGGAACACCGCATCCAGTCGGGTGTGGCTGCCTATGACGCCGTGGAAAAGCTGAAGGTGAACCCCGAAGACCTCGCCGCCCGCGCGCAGTTTGAAGCGCACAAACGCGACATCGGTTACGGCTATCTCTTGAAAAAGTACGTCGCCGATCCGCGTACCGCGGACGCCGCCCTCATCCAGAAAGCCGCCCTCGACACCATCCCCAATGTGCCGGTGATGTTCTGGACCTTCCGTCTAATGGCCGCGATCGGCTTTGCGATGATCGCCCTGTTCGCGGTGGCCTTCGTACTAGTCTCCCTACGCAAGGCCGAGCATACCCGCTGGTTCCTTCGGCTGTGCGTGCTGGCCATCCCGCTTCCCTGGCTGGCGGCGGAAGCCGGGTGGGTGTTGGCTGAGCTGGGACGTCAGCCCTGGGCCGTCGAAGGCGTCCTGCCCACCTTTATGGGTGCGTCCAGCCTCACCGTCGGGCAAATCTGGGTGACCATAGTGGGCTTCACCCTGCTGTACGGCACGCTGGCCGTCATCGAGGTCGGC
Coding sequences:
- a CDS encoding cytochrome ubiquinol oxidase subunit I; translated protein: MDMMTVDLSRLQFALTALYHFLFVPLTLGLSFMLVIMESVYVLTRREIWRTITRFWGTLFGINFVLGVATGLTMEFQFGTNWSYYSHFVGDIFGAPLAIEGLMAFFLEATFVGLMFFGWERLSRVGHLIVTLLVALGTNLSALWILIANGWMQNPVGADFNPATMRMEVSDFMAVLFNPVAQAKFVHTVSAGYVIAAVFVLGVSAIYLLKGKWVSVAKRSMAVAAAFGLASSLSVVVLGDESGYALTDNQKMKLAALEAMWHTEPAPAGLTLFGIPNLTTQHTDMEVKVPYVLGLISTRSLDRPVIGILDLVETAEHRIQSGVAAYDAVEKLKVNPEDLAARAQFEAHKRDIGYGYLLKKYVADPRTADAALIQKAALDTIPNVPVMFWTFRLMAAIGFAMIALFAVAFVLVSLRKAEHTRWFLRLCVLAIPLPWLAAEAGWVLAELGRQPWAVEGVLPTFMGASSLTVGQIWVTIVGFTLLYGTLAVIEVGLLVKTIKTGPYASKFGRMHDAEETSPLQSGGLAGPAE